From one Nothobranchius furzeri strain GRZ-AD chromosome 2, NfurGRZ-RIMD1, whole genome shotgun sequence genomic stretch:
- the flvcr2b gene encoding choline/ethanolamine transporter flvcr2b isoform X2 — translation MEEKQALGETKLNEEPGKEELENHVGLEAGDAGTLPGEQPLEVGHEAPQPTRLYKRRWLIVFLFSSYSLCNSYQWIQYGIISNIFTKFYNVDAFTIDWMSMIYMLTYIPFIFPVTWLLDRKGLRVIALVATALNCAGTWIKVASVRPNLFPVTFLGQFCCSFAQVFILGMPSRIASVWFGSGEVSTACSVGVFGNQLGIAIGFLVPPILVPNVDDLDELAHHISIMFYITAGVATFLFILVVIVFQERPKLPPTQAQATARSIPPEQYSYTASILRLLRNKAFILLIISYGLNVGCFYAVGTLLNRMVLSHYPGEEVNAGRIGLTIVIAGMVGSLICGMWLDRTKTYKQTTLSVYLMSLVGMIVFAATLSLGHLWLVFITAGALGFFMTGYLPLGFEFAVELTYPESEGTSSGLLNCSAQVFGIIFTICQGKIIDNFGTLEGNIFLCVFLLIGSIMTAFIKSDLRRQNANQQAKAAGTSDRHTESPDSPSVIKEVQF, via the exons ATGGAGGAGAAACAAGCGCTGGGAGAGACTAAACTAAACGAGGAGCCGGGTAAGGAGGAGCTGGAGAACCATGTCGGGCTGGAGGCGGGGGACGCGGGGACGCTCCCCGGCGAGCAGCCTCTGGAGGTCGGTCACGAAGCGCCGCAACCGACGCGCCTCTACAAGCGGCGCTGGTTGATCGTTTTCCTCTTCAGCTCCTATTCCCTTTGTAATTCCTACCAGTGGATCCAGTACGGCATCATCAGCAACATTTTCACGAAGTTCTACAACGTGGACGCGTTCACCATAGACTGGATGTCGATGATTTACATGCTGACATACATCCCGTTCATCTTCCCGGTGACCTGGCTGCTGGACAGAAAGGGGCTCCGGGTCATCGCTCTGGTGGCCACGGCGCTCAACTGCGCCGGGACGTGGATCAAAGTGGCCAGCGTCCGGCCCAACCTGTTCCCCGTCACCTTCCTGGGGCAGTTCTGCTGCTCGTTCGCGCAGGTGTTCATCCTGGGGATGCCCTCGAGGATCGCTTCGGTGTGGTTCGGCTCGGGGGAGGTGTCCACCGCCTGCTCTGTCGGGGTCTTCGGGAATCAG TTGGGTATCGCCATCGGCTTCCTTGTGCCTCCAATTCTGGTGCCCAATGTGGATGACCTGGATGAGCTGGCTCATCACATCAGTATCATGTTCTATATCACAGCGGGAGTGGCGACTTTCCTCTTCATCCTCGTTGTTATTG TTTTCCAGGAGCGCCCTAAACTCCCCCCGACTCAGGCCCAGGCCACAGCTCGGAGCATCCCACCTGAGCAGTACTCCTACACTGCCTCCATCCTTAGGCTGCTGCGAAACAAGGccttcatcctcctcatcatcagctACG GCCTCAACGTTGGCTGTTTCTACGCCGTTGGGACCCTACTGAACCGAATGGTCCTCAGTCATTACCCT GGTGAAGAGGTGAATGCTGGGAGGATCGGGCTCACAATCGTCATCGCAGGGATGGTCGGCTCGCTCATCTGTGGCATGTGGCTGGACAGAACTAAAACATACAA GCAGACGACACTCTCCGTCTACTTGATGTCTCTGGTGGGGATGATCGTGTTCGCTGCCACCCTCAGCCTCGGACACCTCTGGCTGGTGTTTATCACCGCCGGAGCCCTCGG GTTCTTCATGACCGGCTACCTGCCCTTGGGTTTTGAGTTTGCAGTTGAACTGACGTATCCAGAGTCAGAAGGAACGTCGTCAGGACTGCTGAACTGTTCAGCTCAG GTGTTTGGCATCATATTCACCATCTGCCAGGGGAAAATCATTGACAATTTCGGCACGCTGGAAGGAAACATCTTCCTGTGCGTCTTCCTTCTAATAGGCTCGATAATGACAG CTTTCATCAAGTCGGATCTACGCAGGCAAAATGCAAACCAGCAGGCCAAAGCAGCT
- the flvcr2b gene encoding choline/ethanolamine transporter flvcr2b isoform X1, translating to MEEKQALGETKLNEEPGKEELENHVGLEAGDAGTLPGEQPLEVGHEAPQPTRLYKRRWLIVFLFSSYSLCNSYQWIQYGIISNIFTKFYNVDAFTIDWMSMIYMLTYIPFIFPVTWLLDRKGLRVIALVATALNCAGTWIKVASVRPNLFPVTFLGQFCCSFAQVFILGMPSRIASVWFGSGEVSTACSVGVFGNQLGIAIGFLVPPILVPNVDDLDELAHHISIMFYITAGVATFLFILVVIVFQERPKLPPTQAQATARSIPPEQYSYTASILRLLRNKAFILLIISYGLNVGCFYAVGTLLNRMVLSHYPGEEVNAGRIGLTIVIAGMVGSLICGMWLDRTKTYKQTTLSVYLMSLVGMIVFAATLSLGHLWLVFITAGALGFFMTGYLPLGFEFAVELTYPESEGTSSGLLNCSAQVFGIIFTICQGKIIDNFGTLEGNIFLCVFLLIGSIMTAFIKSDLRRQNANQQAKAAAEGPLSGQDYGATALISESQTPASQP from the exons ATGGAGGAGAAACAAGCGCTGGGAGAGACTAAACTAAACGAGGAGCCGGGTAAGGAGGAGCTGGAGAACCATGTCGGGCTGGAGGCGGGGGACGCGGGGACGCTCCCCGGCGAGCAGCCTCTGGAGGTCGGTCACGAAGCGCCGCAACCGACGCGCCTCTACAAGCGGCGCTGGTTGATCGTTTTCCTCTTCAGCTCCTATTCCCTTTGTAATTCCTACCAGTGGATCCAGTACGGCATCATCAGCAACATTTTCACGAAGTTCTACAACGTGGACGCGTTCACCATAGACTGGATGTCGATGATTTACATGCTGACATACATCCCGTTCATCTTCCCGGTGACCTGGCTGCTGGACAGAAAGGGGCTCCGGGTCATCGCTCTGGTGGCCACGGCGCTCAACTGCGCCGGGACGTGGATCAAAGTGGCCAGCGTCCGGCCCAACCTGTTCCCCGTCACCTTCCTGGGGCAGTTCTGCTGCTCGTTCGCGCAGGTGTTCATCCTGGGGATGCCCTCGAGGATCGCTTCGGTGTGGTTCGGCTCGGGGGAGGTGTCCACCGCCTGCTCTGTCGGGGTCTTCGGGAATCAG TTGGGTATCGCCATCGGCTTCCTTGTGCCTCCAATTCTGGTGCCCAATGTGGATGACCTGGATGAGCTGGCTCATCACATCAGTATCATGTTCTATATCACAGCGGGAGTGGCGACTTTCCTCTTCATCCTCGTTGTTATTG TTTTCCAGGAGCGCCCTAAACTCCCCCCGACTCAGGCCCAGGCCACAGCTCGGAGCATCCCACCTGAGCAGTACTCCTACACTGCCTCCATCCTTAGGCTGCTGCGAAACAAGGccttcatcctcctcatcatcagctACG GCCTCAACGTTGGCTGTTTCTACGCCGTTGGGACCCTACTGAACCGAATGGTCCTCAGTCATTACCCT GGTGAAGAGGTGAATGCTGGGAGGATCGGGCTCACAATCGTCATCGCAGGGATGGTCGGCTCGCTCATCTGTGGCATGTGGCTGGACAGAACTAAAACATACAA GCAGACGACACTCTCCGTCTACTTGATGTCTCTGGTGGGGATGATCGTGTTCGCTGCCACCCTCAGCCTCGGACACCTCTGGCTGGTGTTTATCACCGCCGGAGCCCTCGG GTTCTTCATGACCGGCTACCTGCCCTTGGGTTTTGAGTTTGCAGTTGAACTGACGTATCCAGAGTCAGAAGGAACGTCGTCAGGACTGCTGAACTGTTCAGCTCAG GTGTTTGGCATCATATTCACCATCTGCCAGGGGAAAATCATTGACAATTTCGGCACGCTGGAAGGAAACATCTTCCTGTGCGTCTTCCTTCTAATAGGCTCGATAATGACAG CTTTCATCAAGTCGGATCTACGCAGGCAAAATGCAAACCAGCAGGCCAAAGCAGCT GCGGAGGGGCCGCTGTCGGGACAGGATTACGGAGCGACGGCGCTAATCTCCGAGTCACAGACTCCTGCTTCTCAACCCTGA